A stretch of the Balearica regulorum gibbericeps isolate bBalReg1 chromosome 15, bBalReg1.pri, whole genome shotgun sequence genome encodes the following:
- the CHTF18 gene encoding chromosome transmission fidelity protein 18 homolog yields MAGAEDDPEEGFYQRFAAELEVLAELGDDPSPPAGPKISQFRGRRQPPEEPDPTGDPVGGSGPGGTNPRKRDRGCVPPDSPPPPAARTPKPKRQRLEAVKKLSFGTDDELAPDVLQDAGLLAPGPEAPSTPQTASSDHPEISGMAPLQTTPPSEKKRVLKRPPILEDYINVTSTEGTRVFMVVRDDSFRTGVELPDSLGWNARRPLHLLGVPFSYLKEQVAEERRRCVLEASQQLTEIINSCLESETSAESPEPSGEAEPADEEESALHCLWVDKFTPRRYVELLSDDYTNRCLLKWLKLWDTVVFGKEKAVKKAKPSAEAQPPFNQPKEQQNKWKTKVQLTEEILEAELDQYKRPKYKVALLCGPPGLGKTTLAHVIAKHAGYNAVEMNASDDRSPDVFKTRIEAATQMKSVLGANEKPNCLIIDEIDGAPSASINVLLDIIHRKDGEGEAAAGMGRRRRREGGLLLRPIICICNDQYVPALRPLRQQSFLLNFPRTAPSRLAQRLCEIALQQGMRADTGALLALCEKTENDIRSCINTLQFLHGRGQKELSVQMVQTMKIGLKDQNKGLFSIWQEIFQLPKVQRHRIGMDPALPTQLLVGDEDLSHLGGTAGFNASSHRFHYILHLAISSGEQEKLAQGLYDNFLNMKLRDSSFSSVCLALEWLGFSDLLSRAVLHGQSFQLMRYLPFLPVAFHLLFAATSIPRLAYPSSQHEALAKLNHMQNLVMSMVSGITPSARSRAGLQSLVLEVLCLLLDIISPKLRPVNTQLYSVKEKQQLADLISTMLAYNLTYHQERLPEGQYVYKLDPNVEDVCRFPDLPARRQLTYQAKQLIAREIELEKMRRTEALLQARNLGKEPRNGLGEAEEREDTGPAVPPNHQQRLEHIIRRAAVEDKPETDFFGRPLRRRQVTAAPAPQASEEESIESQMGKAVGKSDVWFRFNEGVSNAVRRNIYIKDLL; encoded by the exons ATGGCGGGCGCGGAGGACGACCCCGAGGAGGGCTTCTACCAGCGGTTCGCGGCCGAGCTGGAGGTGCTGGCCGAGCTGGGAG ATGATCCATCTCCACCCGCTGGCCCCAAAATCTCCCAGTTccggggcaggaggcagccGCCAGAGGAGCCCGACCCCACCGGGGACCCCGTCGGGGGCAGCGGCCCGGGGGGCACCAACCCCAGGAAGAGAGACCGGGGCTGCGTCCCACCCGACTCCCCGCCACCGCCCGCAGCCCGCA CCCCGAAACCGAAACGACAGCGCCTGGAAGCTGTTAAGAAGCTCAGCTTTGGCACAGATGATGAGTTGGCTCCTGATGTCCTCCAGGATGCTGGCTTGCTCGCGCCTGGCCCAGAGGCACCTTCTACTCCCCAGACTGCCAG CTCAGACCACCCGGAGATCAGTGGCATGGCCCCGCTGCAGACCACGCCGCCCTCTGAGAAGAAGCGGGTCCTCAAACGGCCACCCATCCTGGAGGACTACATCAACGTGACGTCTACCGAGGGCACCAGGGTCTTCATGGTTGTGAGAGATGATTCCTTCAGGACAGGGGTGGAG CTTCCCGATTCCTTGGGCTGGAACGCACGCAGGCCGCTCCACTTGCTGGGGGTGCCTTTCTCCTACCTGAAGGAACAAGTGGCTGAAGAG CGTCGAAGGTGTGTTCTGGAGGCATCGCAGCAGCTGACAGAGATAATAAACAG TTGCCTTGAGAGCGAGACCAGTGCTGAGAGCCCGGAGCCCAGTGGGGAAGCGGAGCCGGCTGACGAGGAGGAGTCTGCGCTTCATTGCCTCTGGGTGGACAAGTTCACTCCCCGGCGCTACGTGGAGCTGCTCAGCGATGAT TACACGAACCGCTGCCTTCTGAAGTGGCTCAAGCTCTGGGACACAGTGGTGTTTGGGaaggagaaggctgtgaagAAGGCTAAGCCCAGTGCTGAGGCTCAACCTCCATTCAACCAGCCCAAGGAGCAGCAGAATAAGTGGAAAACAAAGGTTCAGCTCACAGAGGAGATTCTGGAGGCTGAGCTGGACCAGTACAAGAGACCCAAATACAAG GTAGCCCTGCTCTGTGGCCCACCTGGCTTGGGAAAGACCACGCTGGCCCACGTCATCGCGAAGCACGCGGGGTACAACGCTGTGGAGATGAACGCCAG TGATGACCGCAGCCCCGATGTTTTCAAAACCCGCATCGAAGCTGCCACCCAGATGAAGTCTGTGCTGGGCGCCAACGAGAAGCCCAACTGCCTGATCATCGATGAGATAGACGGTGCGCCTTCG GCATCTATCAACGTGCTGCTAGACATCATCCAccggaaggatggggagggcGAGGCAGCGGCTGGCATGGGCCGGAGGAGACGGCGTGAGGGCGGGCTGCTGCTCAGGCCCATCATCTGCATCTGCAATGACCA GTACGTCCCTGCCCTCCGGCCGCTGCGGCAGCAATCGTTCCTGCTAAACTTCCCTCGGACGGCGCCGTCCCGGCTCGCCCAGCGGCTCTGCGAG ATCGCCCTGCAGCAGGGCATGCGGGCGGACACGGGCGCGCTGCTGGCGCTGTGCGAGAAGACGGAGAATGACATCCGCTCCTGCATAAACACCCTGCAG TTCCTGCACGGCCGAGGCCAGAAGGAGCTGAGCGTACAGATGGTGCAGACAATGAAGATTGGCTTGAAGGACCAAAACAAGGGGTTGTTCTCCATCTGGCAAGAGATCTTCCAGCTCCCAAAGGTCCAAAG GCACAGGATAGGAATGGACCCCGCTTTGCCAACCCAGCTCCTGGTGGGTGATGAGGACCTGTCACACCTCGGGGGGACGGCTGGCTTCAACGCATCCTCCCACCGCTTCCACTACATCCTGCACCTCGCCATCTCCTCGGGGGAGCAGGAGAAGCTGGCCCAG GGTCTGTACGACAATTTCCTGAACATGAAGCTGCGGGACTCCAGTTTCAGCTCGGTGTGCTTGGCCCTGGAGTGGCTGGGCTTCTCTGACTTGCTGAGCCGGGCTGTCCTGCACGGGCAGAGCTTCCAGCTGATGCGGTACCTGCCCTTCCTGCCCGTGGCTTTCCACCTGCTCTTCGCGGCCACCAGCATCCCCCGGCTTGCTTATCCCAGCAGCCAGCATGAG GCCCTGGCCAAGCTGAACCACATGCAGAACCTCGTCATGTCCATGGTGTCAGGGATAACGCCCAGCGCCCGCAGCCGTGCGGGGCTGCAGTCTCTTGTCTTGGAGGTGCTGTGTCTGCTGCTGGACATCATCTCCCCGAAGCTCCGACCG GTGAACACGCAGCTCTACAGCgtgaaggagaagcagcagctggcagacCTCATCAGCACCATGCTGGCCTACAACCTCACCTACCACCAGGAGCGCCTGCCCGAGGGCCAGTACGTCTACAAGCTCGATCC GAACGTGGAGGATGTCTGCCGGTTCCCGGACCTGCCGGCTCGCAGGCAGCTGACCTACCAGGCCAAGCAGCTCATCGCCAGGGAGATCGAGCTGGAGAAGATGAGGAGGACAGAGGCTTTGCTGCAGGCACGAAACCTGGGCAAG GAGCCCAGGAACGGCCTCGGCGAGGCAGAGGAGCGAGAGGACACGGGGCCGGCGGTGCCCCCCAACCACCAGCAGCGCCTGGAGCACATCATCCGGAGGGCGGCGGTGGAGGACAAG ccTGAGACCGATTTCTTCGGGCGACCGCTCCGTCGGCGGCAAGTGACTGCGGCCCCAG cccctcagGCCTCTGAGGAAGAGTCAATCGAGAGCCAGATGGGAAAGGCCGTGGGGAAGAGCGACGTCTGGTTCCGGTTTAACGAAGGGGTTTCCAACGCCGTCAGGAGGAATATCTACATCAAGGACCTGCTCTAG
- the GNG13 gene encoding guanine nucleotide-binding protein G(I)/G(S)/G(O) subunit gamma-13 — MDEWDLPQWKKEVESLKYQLAYKREMSSKTIPEFVKWIEDGIPEDPFLNPELMKNNPWVEKGKCTVL, encoded by the exons ATGGACGAGTGGGACCTCCCGCAGTGGAAGAAGGAGGTGGAAAGCCTGAAGTACCAGCTGGCCTACAAGAGGGAGATGTCCTCCAAGACAATACCTGA GTTTGTGAAGTGGATCGAGGACGGCATTCCAGAAGATCCCTTCCTCAACCCGGAGCTGATGAAAAACAACCCCTGGGTGGAGAAAGGCAAATGCACCGTCCTCTGA
- the LOC104635486 gene encoding uncharacterized protein LOC104635486 — MGPSKREEEEPSIILISDDEAESTLGNSVLLVDPLEKSVLEEEKSEEVVDEECELMVTFCKQANVMPHARYDCTTHPFERMECDTCSPLGQNADICNQCYCYICDKLASECQNWTTPSLCHCNAHNKSKFWKDQRDFALAGVLVMFNLEMTDIDADLRHGGSLLIKFIQELSVEYNKYLIGERMPPTQHECFCLPKLPPGQCNICRSRNMEVVYKYSGVFALVTRFLNQAERESPRAAAVMFLGAAKEIALHKDPALSWQNLGHTASLKIAVPCLFQRITTQLQRMLVLCDFPKSLYEKFVNFFQSISLPCHCFGFSNSLNVVPWDHVLLTTVLKGQNITGQRTQKGRKVFLWEALPVIEARVEKLVDKMNYKEVVRYLRAVKCNDTKGLRDLRDKIPFYLCKTGDFLDAAHSLLFPVNSLACCTACRITPFQFEVYLKMFRTGSVPTGKDMLDSGPWITVGSPLKDGVLIKQALKLLYSNVSLYRNPKCWSSLIMILGSSSLLEKSGHLHPLSLKEPPLDFQKGVLAASGGLLEELKAKINVSLPSAIFSPHLHHEACLILAVQAIQQMLFCDLPYLTSFLEIALAFGNNFWALRLLLDHLSYEEHVLHGTVNLILRDLNRQKATMLKLWQNLGPQYVGEFLCLFLTCRHKKMQSIGLFTLNIITENLHMCPWAKHLCNFFHNVGLRHLPLGTTAHHEVSKFINIFEKL; from the exons ATGGGGCCatcaaaaagagaagaggaagagccGAGTATAATCCTGATCAGTGATGATGAAGCTGAGAGCACGCTTGGGAATTCAGTTCTCCTAGTAGACCCATTGG AGAAGTCTGtcctggaagaggagaaatctGAAGAAGTTGTGGATGAGGAATGTGAACTAATGGTTACTTTCTGTAAACAAGCAAATGTGATGCCTCATGCAAGATATGACTGTACAACACACCCATTTGA GCGAATGGAATGCGATACGTGCTCACCCCTTGGACAAAATGCTGATATTTGTAATCAGTGCTACTGCTACATATGTGATAAACTAGCTTCTGAG TGCCAGAATTGGACAACCCCTTCCCTCTGTCACTGCAATGCccacaacaaaagcaaattctggAAGGACCAGCGTGACTTTGCCTTGGCTGGTGTTCTTGTAATGTTCAATTTGGAGATGACAGATATAGATGCAGACCTTCGGCATGGTG GAagtcttttaataaaatttatcCAGGAACTTTCTGTGGAATATAATAAGTATCTGATTGGAGAAAGAATGCCTCCCACACAACATGAGTGCTTTTGCCTCCCAAAATTGCCTCCTGGGCAATGCAATATCTGCAGATCACGCAACATGGAGGTTGTATACAA GTATTCTGGAGTTTTTGCGCTGGtaacaagatttttaaatcaggcagaaagagagagtcctagagctgctgctgtcatgTTTCTGGGAGCAGCTAAAGAGATAGCACTTCATAAAGACCCTGCTTT AAGCTGGCAGAACCTTGGTCATACTGCTTCATTAAAGATTGCTGTCCCTTGTCTGTTTCAAAG GATCACAACACAACTTCAGAGGATGCTGGTGTTGTGTGACTTCCCAAAAAGTCTGTATGaaaaatttgttaatttttttcagtccatCTCACTTCCATGTCACTGTTTTGGCTTCTCAAACAG CTTGAATGTTGTGCCATGGGACCATGTATTACTGACCACTGTTTTAAAAGGCCAGAACATCACTGGTCAAagaacacagaaaggaagaaaagtatttctgtggGAAGCGCTCCCTGTTATAGAGGCTCGAGTGGAGAAATTGGTAGACAAAATGAA ctatAAAGAAGTTGTTCGCTACCTGAGAGCTGTGAAATGCAACGATACCAAAGG gtTAAGAGACCTTCGAGATAAAATCCCATTCTATTTGTGTAAAACCGGAGACTTCCTTGATGCTGCACATTCGCTGTTGTTTCCTGTCAACAGCCTTGCGTGCTGTACTGCCTGCCGGATAACACCGTTCCAGTTTGAGGTCTACCTGAAGATGTTCAGAACAGGCAGTGTGCCCACTGGAAAGGATATGCTAGACTCTGGGCCCTGGATTACAGTTG ggTCTCCCTTGAAAGATGGTGTTCTAATTAAGCAGGCGCTCAAACTCCTTTACAGCAATGTGTCACTATACAGGAAT cCTAAATGCTGGAGTTCCCTCATCATGATTTTGGGTAGTAGCAGTTTGCTGGAAAAAAGTGGGCACCTACATCCCCTATCCCTGAAAGAGCCACCACTTGACTTCCAAAAG GGGGTGCTCGCTGCCAGTGGTGGCCTTTTGGAGGAACTGAAGgcaaaaattaatgtttctttacCATCTGCTATTTTCTCTCCTCAT TTGCACCATGAGGCTTGTCTTATTCTCGCAGTGCAAGCAATACAGCAGATGCTTTTTTGTGATCTTCCATACTTGACTTCCTTCTTAGAGATAGCGCTGGCTTTTGGG aATAACTTCTGGGCTCTGAGACTGTTATTGGACCATCTTTCCTATGAAGAACATGTTCTCCACGGCACCGTCAACCTGATTTTGAGAGATCTAAATCGTCAGAAAGCAACAATGCTAAAATT GTGGCAAAACCTTGGTCCCCAGTACGTGGGTGAATTCCTTTGCCTGTTCCTGACATGCAGACATAAGAAGATGCAATCCATTGGCCTGTTCACTCTGAATATTATTACAGAGAACCTGCATAT GTGTCCGTGGGCAAAGCAtctttgtaacttttttcaCAATGTC GGATTAAGGCACCTGCCCCTTGGCACCACAGCTCATCATGAAGTCTCGAAGttcataaacatttttgaaaaactttAA